Within the Miscanthus floridulus cultivar M001 chromosome 2, ASM1932011v1, whole genome shotgun sequence genome, the region CGGAATGCACCGGGAACGATTCCAGCTCCTCAAGATTAGTACAGATTATTGAATCATTCCGGCTAGAAATTATTCCGGGGCCCTATTCCTGACGAACGAGACCTTATGGGAATCGTGAATGAGACCTGAGTGCGAAACGAAATTTTACACCAACACTGGCTGGTCCACGGCGTGGGTGCGGCAGCAGCTTCCGGAGGCAGACGAGCGCCGAGCGGCCGAGGAGCACCGGCCCACCGCGCCAGCACGTAGGCTGTGGGCATCGGCCGCCACCGCCGCGGACGACGACGAGGTGGCCCATCCCGCTCGGGACGGCGGGAGACGCGAAGCCCTAGAAGGCCCACGTTTACCATTCGAGAGCCCACGGCCCACAAGGCCATGTACAGCGTCGACTCCGCCAGATATTTCGGCCCGAAGCAACTAACCTGCCTCATTTGCGGCAATAACACACCTCACCAGTTGCGGCTAAACCCTTATTTTCGCCACCACCGCGTCCTATTCTTTCTCTCATCTCCCTCCAGGGTTTGGCACTTTGGCCTCCGCCATGGCGTCGGCGTCGCGCGCGCTCCTCCTCTCCCGTGCGCTCCAGGGCGGCCGCCGCATCCCCACCCTCCTGCGCCCGCTCGCTGCGTCCGCGAGCATCCTCCCGGCGGGAGCGGGTGCGTCCTCCCCCGGCGCCGTGGTGCGGTGCTTCGCGACCCAGCCGGCGACGTCCTCGCTGCGGGACTCGTCCCCGAACTGGAGCAACCGCCCGCCCAAGGAGACGATCCTCCTTGAAGGTTGCGACTTTGAGCACTGGCTCGTCGTCATGGAGCCGCCACCTGGTGACGCCTCCAACCCCGACATCATGCGCGACGAGATCATCGATAGCTATATCAAGACTCTCGCCCAAGTCGTCGGAAGGTATATATGGCTGGATCCATTTCTCTGTTTAGTTGTTGGTGTGTTCCTGCTTGGATTGTTGTTGGTGTGTTTCTGCTAGGATTGATAAAAGTGTTCTGGTGTTGCATGACCGTAAGAGTGTATAGTGTTTAATTTAGTGGAATTAGGTTTGGTTGGATATCTTACTAATTGATCAGAAATTCAGAATGAATCTGTTGGTATTATTGATTCTTGCGTGCGGGCTGTATTGGGTTTATGGTGAATGTAATTTTTTAGaaatttattttgtttttagtgacTACAAATTATGAGAGCCCATTAGTTGTTTATCTGTCTGGTGTGTACTTGGTAAGGGATTGTTTGGATCCATTAGTACTAATTGTTAGAAGTTAAAATTAGCACTAATGAATCTAAGCACCATAGCTAATTATCCGACTAATAGCTTAAAATGAATTACCTAGCTGATGATAAGTAATTAATTAGCTTCTCTAACCTAAgtactactccctctgttcctatACATGCGGCGTGCAGAGCCTGATTTCAGATACCAAGACGCGCGCTTCATATTAACAGCGTCGCGATTAGCACCCGCGCCGCCGGCCGCGAAGCCATCTGTCATTCATGCACGCTAGTGCATGCAGGCACTACTGGAAAGTCGAAATACCCTGACGGTTTCGGTTTTTTTTGACGGTTATTGAGAAAACCGTCAGGGTAAATTCAATTTTTTTGACGGTTACTATAAAACACACAGGGAAAATGAATAACCATCAGGGAAATTTGTATTAACCTGTGTGTTTAAGAAACCGACAGGGTAAATAATTACTCTGTCGGTTTTTGAATTTACCCTGATGGTGATTTTAATTACACACAGGGAAATTATTGGAAGGCGCGAAAATGCTGAAAAAGGCCCGCCAGAAGTTTCCGCCATCCCTCCAAAGAATGAGAGGCGGGCTTTCGGCCCGCCAAAAAATTCCATCCCGCATCCCTGCCTTCAAGCTCTTCAGGTGGCCGATGCTAAAAAAAAGTGGCTGAACGTCGTAGAagagggaaaaaagaaaaaaaagaaaaaggcaaacCCTATCTCCCCACACCACACCGCACGGTACTCCCACCTCTCCCAAGCGCCGCAACAATTTCTTCTCCACTGCGCCCGGCGCTGCCTCCCCACGCCGACCGTTCCTGCTCACCCTCCCCCACGCCGCCGCCCCCATCTTCCCCACGGAGCTCCTGCGCGCGGGCGCGGTCTCCCTCTCACGCCGCCCCCATCTTCCCCACGGAGCTACCGCACGCCGCCGCCCCCAACTTCCCCCACGCCGCCCCGCCTCGTCGGCCTCCCTTACGCCGTCCGCAACCCCATCTGTGCCCTCCACCACGCCGCCCCGCTTCGTCCGCCTCTTTGCTACTCCACGCCGCCATGGCTCCCCTGCGGCTCCTCCACACCAAGTGCCGCCCTTGAGACGGACAGGACGCCGCGGCTCCTCGGGACACCACTCGGCTCCTCCACAGTCTCCATACAGGTGTGTTCCTGTCTTCCACTATAGATCGATTGATTCTTCTTGTTAACTGAGCTGTGCATGTATCAGTTATCACACCTGTTAATGGCAATATAGAGTTATTTTATTTGAGACAAATCAGTCTCCATTATAGGCACGTTCCGTATCTAATTGATGTACGTAGACTATTGAGTCTTGGATGCAGGAGAACATATATTACATACTGTTTCTTTGTACAGCTTCTGTTACAACTTGATAGTTTGGACCCTTGTTAGATAGATCTTTTAACAATTAAGATCTTCATTATTGGGATAACTAACAGGAGTCCAGGATTCCGCAGTCTCCATTCAAGAACTCATCTGCTGCTCCATCGAGAAACACACGAGCAGTGGAGGTCCGACGGAAGGCAGGTGACACTGGATCTGGAGAAGACAGGATCCACGCTGGAGGTGAAGGGCCCGTGAGCTGAGCTTCCTGGTTCCAGAATCAAGGTTAATCTATATTCCTTTCTCGTTGTGATGTTGCCTGCATTTATTTTCCTTTGGCATTTGGCTGTGATTCAATTCAGCGAGAACTTCACTTGAGCAATGTTAAAGAATGGTGAACCCAGATCGTTTTATGGACAACTGTAGTTTAGTTCtatattaataaaaaacaaatcTTTGATTGTTTCTTGATCTAAAACAGTGTGGTTTTCATGCAGTGTAGATTTTCTGATCTAAAATAATACTAAACAGAAATCTAACATGTTAATCTTTCAATACAGAACTTATTAACATGTCAAACCGCTCATGGATGTATAGTGGTTGGCAGCGTGGTAACTTTTCTAATGAATGGATTAATCAAAGCACTGTGTTCTTGAATCATGCATTTGCATTTCCGGGTGTAGCTCAAAATGGTACCATCAAGTGTCCTTGTGCCAAGTGCCGGAACTATTTTAGACACCCAAGAAAAACTGTAGAATTGCACCTATGTAAGCATGGTTTTAAGGAAGGCTATGAAACATGGACAGAGCATGGAGAGGGGACTGTTAGTCATACTGAATTTGACAATGCAGTAAATAGAGAGGGTTTTGATGAGACCGACCATATGGATGAAATGCTAGTTGATCTAGCTGGGGCCCATCCACCTGCAGTAGATGAACCAACACCATATGCTAAAGCTTTCTACAGGATGGTCGCTAGTGCAGATGAGTTGGTGCACGAGAAAACCAATCACTCATGCATGTCCGCGGTTGCTCGATTACTTGCCGTAAAGTCACGATACAACATGCCTATTGCAGAATATGATGACATCTTAGATATTGTCCATGAACTTCTTCCTCCAGATTCTAAGCTACCTGACAACTTCTACCAATCAAGGAAACTATTAGAGGGTCTTGGTATGCCATATGTGAAAATTGATGTTTGctacaacaattgcatgcttttCTACAAAGATAATGAGAATAAAGAGAA harbors:
- the LOC136540558 gene encoding multiple organellar RNA editing factor 8, chloroplastic/mitochondrial-like, with the protein product MASASRALLLSRALQGGRRIPTLLRPLAASASILPAGAGASSPGAVVRCFATQPATSSLRDSSPNWSNRPPKETILLEGCDFEHWLVVMEPPPGDASNPDIMRDEIIDSYIKTLAQVVGREIIGRRENAEKGPPEVSAIPPKNERRAFGPPKNSIPHPCLQALQVADAKKKWLNVVEEGKKKKKKKANPISPHHTARYSHLSQAPQQFLLHCARRCLPTPTVPAHPPPRRRPHLPHGAPARGRGLPLTPPPSSPRSYRTPPPPTSPTPPRLVGLPYAVRNPICALHHAAPLRPPLCYSTPPWLPCGSSTPSAALETDRTPRLLGTPLGSSTVSIQESRIPQSPFKNSSAAPSRNTRAVEVRRKAGDTGSGEDRIHAGGEGPVS